A window of Rubricoccus marinus contains these coding sequences:
- the meaB gene encoding methylmalonyl Co-A mutase-associated GTPase MeaB, whose protein sequence is MPDSALDLASGVRSRQRRTIARALTAVENALPGAADLVDALYPDTGRAWRIGITGPPGAGKSTLTDRLVSALRARGQTVAVVAVDPSSPFTGGALLGDRVRLADRVEDDGVFVRSLAARGALGGLAEAAEAACDVFDAAGFDVVLLETVGVGQGEIDVADTADTTLVVLVPESGDAVQAMKAGLMEVADVFCVNKADHPEAGAMVRALRQMMHLRAPAAQAVGASGENPTVVKTSALNGENIDGLMGALDAHRSRLESEWDALREERLRRRVRRLVEGLWRETFWSGERRQRLAAAVHEMDSAARAPHALAARVLDIQP, encoded by the coding sequence GTGCCTGATTCCGCCCTCGACCTCGCTTCTGGCGTCCGCTCTCGCCAGAGGCGGACCATCGCTCGCGCCCTCACGGCGGTGGAGAACGCGCTGCCGGGCGCGGCTGATCTAGTGGACGCGCTCTATCCCGACACGGGCCGCGCGTGGCGCATCGGCATCACGGGCCCGCCGGGCGCTGGGAAGTCCACGCTAACGGACCGGCTGGTTTCGGCGCTTCGCGCCAGAGGCCAGACGGTGGCGGTGGTGGCGGTGGACCCGTCCAGCCCGTTCACCGGCGGCGCGCTGCTCGGCGACCGCGTGCGCCTGGCCGACCGCGTGGAGGACGACGGCGTGTTTGTGCGCAGCCTCGCCGCCAGAGGCGCGCTCGGGGGCCTGGCCGAGGCGGCCGAGGCCGCGTGCGACGTGTTCGACGCGGCGGGCTTCGACGTCGTCCTGCTCGAAACCGTCGGCGTGGGGCAAGGCGAGATCGACGTGGCGGACACCGCCGACACCACGCTTGTCGTCCTCGTGCCCGAAAGCGGCGACGCGGTCCAGGCGATGAAAGCAGGCCTCATGGAAGTCGCCGACGTGTTCTGCGTCAACAAGGCCGACCACCCGGAGGCGGGCGCGATGGTCCGCGCGCTTCGCCAGATGATGCACCTGCGGGCGCCCGCGGCGCAGGCCGTTGGGGCCTCTGGCGAGAACCCAACCGTCGTCAAAACGTCCGCGCTCAACGGCGAGAACATCGACGGATTGATGGGCGCATTGGACGCGCATCGCAGCCGGCTAGAGTCGGAGTGGGACGCATTGCGAGAGGAACGGCTACGCCGCCGCGTGCGCCGGCTCGTCGAAGGCCTCTGGCGCGAGACGTTCTGGAGCGGGGAGCGCCGCCAGAGGCTAGCGGCGGCGGTGCATGAAATGGACAGCGCAGCGCGCGCGCCGCACGCGCTCGCGGCACGGGTCCTGGACATCCAACCGTAG
- a CDS encoding CAP domain-containing protein has translation MSRLVLLAALFALSGCEVADLLTDPSSDPTTSTSGEAWTEMLVAVNAARAEGRSCGDTWKDAVQPLAWDGALHRAARHHSRDMASTGRFSHTGSDGSRVGDRASRAGYAWRSVGENLALMDVPVRSVVDALLQSPAHCSAIMDPTFTELGAARESNYWTQVFGRPR, from the coding sequence ATGTCTCGCCTCGTTCTTCTTGCTGCCCTCTTTGCCCTCAGCGGCTGCGAGGTGGCGGACCTCCTGACGGACCCCTCCAGTGATCCGACCACCTCCACTAGTGGGGAGGCCTGGACTGAGATGTTGGTGGCGGTCAACGCCGCGCGCGCCGAGGGACGAAGCTGCGGCGACACGTGGAAAGACGCCGTGCAGCCTCTCGCGTGGGACGGAGCGCTCCACCGAGCGGCGCGCCACCACTCGCGCGACATGGCTTCTACAGGCCGCTTCTCTCACACAGGCAGCGACGGAAGCCGCGTCGGAGACCGCGCGAGCCGTGCAGGATACGCGTGGCGGAGCGTAGGCGAGAACCTCGCGCTCATGGATGTCCCGGTCCGCAGCGTCGTGGACGCTCTCTTGCAGAGCCCCGCTCACTGCAGCGCCATCATGGACCCGACCTTTACCGAACTGGGCGCCGCGCGCGAGTCCAACTACTGGACGCAGGTGTTTGGACGCCCGCGCTGA
- a CDS encoding L,D-transpeptidase, with amino-acid sequence MLRNALFAAFLGVLASGPALAQSDSDRAADALISQDLSQDGSTAYFSQAWLMDTMEKRTSESIRDVPRVYYDYYVVPEGSNRLEARLSLYRQYGNRDVVKPLLWLLNRNDLEDLSPGDTLVVPSAFGLDFRAYSPFPRYYPGARELEKIVILNKTVQSWAAYSFGELQRWGLINTGAESGRTPSGRFNVNWKQDYRVSTLSPGYGSSRPDAELWEMHWVMNLHERRGIHMHQYALPTAGPASHGCIRLLEPDAKWLYSWTDTWEKTGGDHISSVGATIHDQGTMVLIIGSDISEPPQPFMRRKDYPVIRMVDLPPDPYMVPAGTDQQERFDRKRSSSAP; translated from the coding sequence ATGCTTCGCAACGCGCTTTTTGCCGCCTTCCTCGGCGTCCTCGCCAGCGGCCCCGCCCTCGCGCAGAGCGACTCCGACCGAGCCGCCGACGCCCTGATCTCTCAGGACCTCTCGCAAGACGGTAGCACTGCCTACTTCAGCCAGGCGTGGCTGATGGACACGATGGAAAAGCGGACCTCGGAGAGCATCCGTGACGTGCCGCGCGTCTACTACGACTACTACGTGGTCCCCGAGGGATCCAACCGGCTGGAGGCCCGGCTCTCGCTCTACCGCCAGTACGGCAACCGCGATGTTGTGAAGCCGCTGCTGTGGCTGCTCAACCGGAACGACCTTGAGGACCTCAGCCCCGGCGATACGCTGGTGGTGCCGAGCGCGTTCGGCCTGGACTTCCGCGCGTACTCCCCGTTCCCGCGCTACTACCCCGGCGCGCGCGAACTGGAGAAGATCGTGATCCTGAACAAGACCGTGCAGTCCTGGGCGGCTTACAGCTTTGGCGAGCTCCAGCGGTGGGGCCTCATCAACACCGGTGCGGAAAGCGGACGCACGCCGAGCGGACGGTTCAACGTCAACTGGAAGCAAGATTACCGCGTGAGCACGCTTAGCCCCGGCTACGGCTCCAGCCGCCCCGATGCCGAACTGTGGGAGATGCATTGGGTGATGAACCTCCACGAGCGGCGCGGCATTCACATGCACCAGTACGCGCTCCCGACGGCCGGTCCTGCATCCCACGGTTGCATCCGCCTCTTGGAGCCGGACGCGAAGTGGCTCTACTCGTGGACCGACACCTGGGAGAAGACCGGTGGCGACCACATCTCCTCCGTCGGGGCCACGATCCACGACCAGGGCACGATGGTGCTCATCATCGGCAGTGACATCAGCGAGCCCCCTCAGCCGTTTATGCGCCGTAAGGACTACCCGGTGATCCGCATGGTGGACCTTCCCCCGGACCCGTACATGGTCCCGGCCGGAACGGACCAGCAGGAGCGGTTCGACCGCAAGCGGTCCTCGTCCGCTCCCTGA
- a CDS encoding protein-disulfide reductase DsbD domain-containing protein has translation MIRLLTAIALLAFASGASAQSSSSGPLRATDLVTWTARIVPGEDAGEARFVASATIADGWRLYAAESPSGIPLTLTIGALPTGVSARGGLRQTRPQEKYDEILKESYTYHSGTARVSQGLHVTTRASGRHRVGAEIRFAVCNDSVCLPPTTVPVRATLSVGG, from the coding sequence GTGATTCGCCTGCTCACCGCTATCGCCCTGCTCGCATTCGCCTCTGGCGCGAGCGCTCAAAGCTCCTCCTCGGGCCCGCTTCGGGCGACCGACCTCGTGACGTGGACCGCGCGCATCGTGCCCGGCGAGGACGCGGGGGAAGCGCGGTTCGTGGCGTCCGCCACCATCGCGGACGGATGGCGCCTCTACGCCGCCGAGTCGCCTTCGGGCATCCCGCTGACGCTCACCATTGGCGCACTTCCGACCGGCGTCAGCGCCAGAGGCGGGCTCCGACAGACGCGGCCGCAGGAGAAGTACGACGAGATCCTGAAGGAGAGCTACACCTACCACTCCGGGACCGCGCGCGTCTCGCAGGGGCTCCACGTCACCACGCGCGCGTCCGGACGGCACCGCGTAGGAGCTGAAATCCGCTTCGCGGTCTGCAACGACAGCGTGTGCCTCCCGCCGACGACCGTCCCCGTCCGGGCCACGCTCTCGGTAGGGGGGTAG